One Burkholderia vietnamiensis LMG 10929 genomic window carries:
- a CDS encoding phosphate acetyltransferase, giving the protein MVRFHAIGTSPETIDTGQTIVCGFAPESVHAFLHEPSREAVMSDSRQHQKYDALIARCRTVRPVTVAVVHPCDEVSLRAAVDAAQARIITPVLVGPAARITALAATIGVDVSGFRLVDAPHSHAAAALAVALVRAGDAQALMKGSLHTDELLEEVVRPDTGLRTQRRLSHVFIMDVPTYYKPLFITDAAVNIRPTLEQKADIAQNAIDLAHALGIAQPKVAILSAVETVSSKLPSTVDAAALCKMAERGQITGALLDGPLALDNAISPEAARLKHLSSAVAGDADILLAPDLEAGNMLAKELTFLANADAAGIVLGARVPVILTSRADNERTRLASCAIAALVADAARGAGVPAAVVSPAPATPAEAAVLASSQAVSR; this is encoded by the coding sequence ATGGTGCGATTTCATGCTATCGGGACTTCACCTGAAACGATTGATACGGGTCAAACAATCGTCTGCGGATTCGCACCAGAATCGGTTCACGCGTTCCTTCACGAACCTTCACGAGAGGCAGTCATGTCCGACTCCCGGCAGCATCAGAAATACGACGCGCTGATCGCGCGATGCCGTACGGTGCGGCCGGTGACGGTCGCGGTCGTCCATCCGTGCGACGAAGTGTCGTTGCGTGCGGCCGTCGATGCCGCGCAGGCCCGCATCATCACGCCGGTGCTGGTCGGCCCCGCCGCGCGCATCACGGCGCTGGCCGCGACGATCGGCGTCGACGTGTCGGGCTTTCGGCTCGTCGATGCGCCGCACAGTCACGCAGCGGCCGCGTTGGCCGTCGCGCTCGTGCGCGCGGGCGACGCGCAGGCGCTGATGAAGGGCAGCCTGCACACCGACGAGCTGCTCGAAGAAGTCGTGCGGCCCGATACCGGGCTGCGCACGCAGCGGCGGTTGAGCCACGTGTTCATCATGGACGTGCCGACCTACTACAAGCCGCTGTTCATCACCGATGCGGCCGTCAATATCCGGCCGACGCTCGAGCAGAAGGCCGACATCGCGCAGAACGCGATCGATCTCGCGCATGCGCTCGGCATCGCGCAGCCGAAGGTCGCGATCCTGTCGGCGGTCGAGACGGTCAGTTCGAAGCTGCCGTCGACGGTCGATGCGGCCGCGCTGTGCAAGATGGCCGAGCGCGGCCAGATCACCGGCGCGCTGCTCGACGGGCCGCTCGCGCTCGACAACGCGATCAGCCCGGAAGCCGCACGCCTCAAGCATCTGTCGTCGGCCGTCGCCGGCGACGCCGACATCCTGCTCGCGCCCGATCTCGAAGCCGGCAACATGCTCGCGAAAGAGCTGACGTTCCTCGCCAACGCCGATGCGGCCGGCATCGTGCTCGGCGCGCGCGTGCCGGTGATCCTGACGAGCCGTGCCGACAACGAGCGCACGCGGCTCGCGAGCTGCGCGATCGCGGCGCTCGTCGCGGATGCCGCGCGTGGCGCGGGCGTGCCCGCAGCCGTGGTGTCGCCGGCACCGGCCACGCCGGCCGAGGCGGCGGTGCTGGCGTCGTCGCAAGCCGTATCACGGTGA
- a CDS encoding acetate/propionate family kinase translates to MRHPVLVLNAGSSSLKFSVYDTRDDRSLDAGVHGQIDSLHVAPRLTVVDAHGVLLADRAVARPGHHAAIEALHAWFADHVGREAAFDGVGHRVVHGGPYFTAPVRIDARVLETIASLAPLAPLHQPHHVDAIRAVAAFAPELPQVACFDTAFHATMPALEREFALPRTLTEQGIVRYGFHGLSYEYVSGVLAELDPAWRQRRTIIAHLGNGASLCALEQGRSVATTMGFTAVDGLPMGTRTGSLDPGVILYLLRHDGRSVDDVEHLIYAESGLLGVSGVSSDMRTLLASDAPSAAHAVELFAYRVAREMAALAGVLGGVDTLVFTAGVGEHAPRVRELICARAAWLGIAVDASANAAGRAVISTDASRVTVRVMPTDENLMIARHTRRVLDGAVSSPSTSSASLSR, encoded by the coding sequence ATGCGGCATCCGGTGCTGGTTCTGAACGCAGGCTCGTCGAGCCTGAAATTTTCGGTGTACGACACGCGTGACGACCGGTCGCTCGACGCCGGCGTGCATGGGCAGATCGACAGCCTGCACGTCGCGCCGCGTCTCACCGTGGTCGATGCGCACGGAGTGCTGCTCGCCGATCGCGCGGTCGCACGCCCCGGCCATCATGCGGCGATCGAAGCGCTGCACGCGTGGTTCGCCGATCACGTCGGGCGCGAGGCGGCGTTCGACGGCGTCGGCCACCGCGTCGTGCACGGTGGCCCGTATTTCACCGCGCCGGTGCGGATCGATGCGCGCGTGCTGGAGACGATCGCATCGCTGGCGCCGCTGGCGCCGCTGCACCAGCCGCATCATGTCGATGCGATTCGCGCGGTCGCCGCGTTCGCGCCCGAGCTGCCGCAGGTCGCCTGTTTCGACACCGCGTTCCATGCGACGATGCCCGCGCTCGAGCGGGAATTTGCGCTGCCGCGCACGCTCACCGAACAGGGCATCGTGCGCTACGGCTTTCATGGGCTGTCGTACGAATATGTGTCGGGCGTGCTCGCGGAACTCGATCCCGCGTGGCGGCAGCGCCGCACCATCATCGCGCATCTCGGCAACGGCGCGAGCCTGTGCGCGCTCGAGCAGGGCCGCAGCGTCGCGACGACGATGGGCTTCACCGCCGTCGACGGGCTGCCGATGGGCACGCGCACGGGCAGCCTCGACCCCGGCGTGATCCTGTACTTGCTGCGACACGACGGGCGTTCCGTCGATGACGTCGAGCATCTGATCTATGCGGAATCCGGGCTGCTCGGCGTGTCGGGCGTGTCGAGCGACATGCGCACGCTGCTCGCGAGCGATGCGCCTTCGGCCGCGCATGCGGTCGAGCTGTTCGCGTATCGCGTCGCGCGCGAGATGGCCGCGCTGGCCGGCGTGCTCGGCGGCGTCGATACGCTGGTGTTCACCGCGGGCGTCGGCGAGCATGCGCCGCGCGTGCGCGAGCTGATCTGCGCGCGCGCCGCGTGGCTCGGCATCGCCGTCGACGCAAGCGCGAACGCGGCCGGCCGCGCGGTGATCTCGACCGACGCGTCGCGCGTGACGGTGCGCGTGATGCCGACCGACGAGAATTTGATGATCGCGCGTCACACGCGCCGCGTGCTGGACGGCGCGGTATCTTCTCCTTCGACCTCGAGCGCCTCACTATCCCGATGA
- the atpG gene encoding ATP synthase F1 subunit gamma: protein MHIREIRSKIASTSSTRQITKAMEMMARTKMASAQRRARDFRPYAERVRAIAERVLRDRPDYGSTLMTPRATVRRVGLIVVSTDRGLCGPLNARLLVQCLDALERWEHDGIACELSVIGARGLQPLMRHGATIVARSGGLAAQPHFDTVLGALLVPLTAFVDGELDAVYIAYNRLTSPLAYEPRIDMLLPLATPDDAAPASESVSSDYLYEPAPRPAVETLLLRYVESMLYQAVVENDACEQCARMFAMQTATDNADRVLRDLRRLYQKTRQAQITTELCEIVAGAAAV from the coding sequence ATGCACATCCGCGAAATTCGCTCGAAAATCGCCAGCACCTCGTCCACGCGCCAGATCACCAAGGCGATGGAGATGATGGCACGGACCAAAATGGCGAGCGCGCAGCGGCGCGCCCGCGACTTCCGGCCGTATGCCGAGCGCGTGCGCGCGATCGCCGAACGCGTGCTGCGCGACCGGCCCGATTACGGCTCGACGCTGATGACGCCACGCGCAACGGTGCGGCGCGTCGGGCTGATCGTCGTCAGCACCGACCGCGGGCTGTGCGGGCCGCTGAACGCGCGGCTGCTGGTGCAATGCCTGGATGCGCTGGAACGATGGGAGCACGACGGCATCGCGTGCGAGTTGAGCGTGATCGGCGCGCGCGGGCTGCAGCCGCTGATGCGTCACGGCGCGACCATCGTCGCGCGCTCGGGCGGCCTCGCCGCGCAACCGCATTTCGACACCGTGCTCGGCGCGCTGCTCGTGCCGCTGACCGCGTTCGTCGACGGCGAACTCGACGCGGTGTACATCGCTTACAACCGTCTGACGAGCCCGCTCGCGTACGAGCCGCGCATCGACATGCTGCTGCCGCTCGCCACGCCCGACGACGCCGCGCCGGCAAGCGAGAGCGTGTCGTCCGACTATCTGTACGAACCGGCGCCGCGGCCGGCGGTCGAGACGCTGCTGCTGCGCTACGTCGAATCGATGCTGTACCAGGCCGTCGTCGAGAACGACGCGTGCGAGCAATGCGCGCGCATGTTCGCGATGCAGACCGCGACCGACAACGCGGACCGCGTGCTGCGCGACCTGCGGCGGCTCTACCAGAAGACGCGGCAGGCGCAGATCACCACCGAGCTGTGCGAGATCGTCGCGGGCGCGGCGGCCGTTTGA
- a CDS encoding GNAT family N-acetyltransferase: protein MPDTPPATLRISTDKRELDVDAIFDFLHRDAYWSQGIPRDVVERAIEASLCFGAYVDGRQVGFARLVTDHATFAYLCDVFVLPHARGNGYGRALIDYVFAQPMLQGLRRIMLVTADAHALYRPVGFEPPAHPERIMEIRRPDVYAKR, encoded by the coding sequence GTGCCCGACACCCCGCCCGCCACGCTGAGAATTTCCACCGACAAGCGCGAACTCGACGTCGACGCGATCTTCGATTTCCTGCATCGCGACGCGTACTGGTCGCAGGGCATTCCGCGCGACGTCGTCGAGCGTGCGATCGAAGCTTCGCTGTGCTTCGGCGCCTACGTCGACGGCCGGCAGGTCGGCTTCGCGCGGCTCGTGACCGATCACGCGACGTTCGCCTACCTGTGCGACGTGTTCGTGCTGCCGCACGCTCGCGGCAACGGCTACGGCCGCGCGTTGATCGACTACGTGTTCGCGCAGCCGATGTTGCAGGGCCTGCGCCGCATCATGCTCGTGACGGCCGACGCGCACGCGCTGTACCGGCCGGTCGGCTTCGAGCCGCCCGCGCATCCCGAGCGCATCATGGAGATCCGCCGCCCGGACGTGTACGCGAAGCGCTGA
- a CDS encoding DUF1653 domain-containing protein, whose amino-acid sequence MTEQEAEQLATHRHYKGGLYRYIGVARHSETEEAVVVYEHLWPHARGLWVRPEAMFNENLPDGTPRFRKLRD is encoded by the coding sequence ATGACCGAACAGGAAGCCGAACAGCTCGCCACCCATCGCCACTACAAGGGCGGCCTCTATCGCTATATCGGCGTCGCGCGCCATTCGGAAACGGAGGAAGCGGTGGTCGTGTACGAGCACCTGTGGCCGCATGCGCGCGGCCTGTGGGTGCGCCCGGAAGCGATGTTCAACGAGAACCTGCCCGACGGTACGCCGCGCTTTCGCAAGCTGCGCGACTGA
- a CDS encoding MFS transporter, which translates to MSPVFLAPLIVACALFMESVDANIIVTALPAMARDFGHSPVTLNIAITAYVVGLGVFIPICGWLADRFSARSVFRTAIGIFVAGSLLCAASNSLGLLTFARFVQGVGGAMMVPVGRIIIFRAVPRAELVRAMNYLAIPALFGPTLGPLVGGFITTYLHWRMIFFINVPIGIYGIYLASKHIANTHEPDPGPLDWFGFLLSASGAALLLMGLTLIDGALTSRGNAIAMCAVGAAMLALYVPYARRKTRPVLDLSFLKIPTYHASVVGGSLFRIGLGAVPFLLPLALQEGLGMSAFHSGLITCASALGGAVSRSTATHTLRRFGFRTVLIYNAAFAGLAIAAYGVFHPGMPTWAIWTIVLVGGIFPALQFTSLNSMIYADISQADAGRATSLGSVVQQMSLGLGVTVAGLVLHLSHWLQGHQTMVWSDFWPAFVVVGLCSFASIPITRRLPPGAGDEVARGKRK; encoded by the coding sequence ATGTCGCCCGTCTTTCTAGCACCGCTCATCGTTGCCTGTGCGTTGTTCATGGAAAGCGTCGACGCCAACATCATCGTCACCGCGCTGCCCGCGATGGCGAGAGACTTCGGGCACAGTCCCGTCACCCTGAACATCGCGATCACGGCCTACGTGGTCGGCCTCGGCGTCTTCATCCCGATCTGCGGATGGCTCGCCGACCGCTTCAGCGCACGTTCGGTATTCCGCACCGCGATCGGCATTTTCGTCGCCGGCTCGCTGTTGTGCGCGGCCTCCAACTCGCTCGGCCTGCTGACCTTCGCGCGCTTCGTGCAGGGCGTCGGCGGCGCGATGATGGTGCCGGTCGGCCGCATCATCATCTTCCGCGCGGTGCCGCGCGCCGAGCTCGTGCGCGCGATGAACTACCTCGCGATTCCCGCGCTGTTCGGCCCCACGCTCGGGCCGCTGGTCGGCGGCTTCATCACGACCTATCTGCACTGGCGGATGATCTTCTTCATCAACGTACCGATCGGCATCTACGGCATCTATCTGGCGAGCAAGCACATCGCGAATACGCACGAGCCCGATCCCGGCCCGCTCGACTGGTTCGGGTTCCTGTTGTCGGCGAGCGGCGCCGCGCTGCTGCTGATGGGGCTGACGCTGATCGACGGCGCGCTCACGTCGCGCGGCAACGCGATCGCGATGTGCGCGGTCGGCGCGGCGATGCTCGCGCTGTACGTGCCGTACGCGCGCCGCAAGACGCGGCCGGTGCTCGATCTGAGCTTCCTGAAGATTCCGACCTACCACGCGAGCGTGGTAGGCGGCTCGCTGTTCCGGATCGGCCTCGGCGCGGTGCCGTTCCTGCTGCCGCTCGCGCTGCAGGAAGGACTCGGCATGAGCGCGTTCCACTCCGGGCTGATCACCTGCGCGTCGGCGCTCGGCGGCGCGGTGAGCCGCTCGACGGCCACCCATACGCTGCGCCGCTTCGGCTTTCGCACGGTACTGATCTACAACGCCGCGTTCGCCGGGCTCGCGATCGCCGCATACGGCGTGTTCCATCCGGGCATGCCGACCTGGGCGATCTGGACCATCGTGCTGGTGGGCGGAATCTTTCCCGCGCTGCAGTTCACGAGCCTCAACTCGATGATCTACGCCGATATTTCGCAGGCCGATGCAGGGCGCGCGACGAGCCTCGGCAGCGTCGTCCAGCAGATGTCGCTCGGGCTCGGCGTGACGGTCGCCGGCCTCGTGCTGCATCTGTCGCACTGGCTGCAGGGGCATCAGACGATGGTGTGGTCGGACTTCTGGCCGGCGTTCGTCGTGGTCGGGCTGTGCTCGTTCGCGTCGATTCCGATCACGCGCCGGCTGCCGCCGGGCGCCGGCGACGAGGTCGCGCGCGGCAAGCGGAAATGA
- a CDS encoding alpha/beta fold hydrolase, with the protein MKSTHRPATASLPIFWPMAAAATLFEAGSELTARNLRFVAEEEKLHFGQRPALATENRPLLELRTMIFRDYSTAQPQGLPTIVDAPYAGHSAMIADYQPGQSLMQTLREHGVTRLYLTDWRSATEDMKDLEIDQYLAELNVCIDELGGRVNLVGLCQGGWMSAMYAARFPHKVASLVLAGSPIDTDAGDGPIKQMAHTYPLSFYEELVAMGGGLMRGRFMLRGWKNMHPDQHYLADHVDLYEHLDDPDYLRKREIFASWYESPIDLPGRWYLQAIQQIFKENRLARGTFVALGRTLDLKDVRCPAFLLAGETDDITTREQVFGAQQYLGTPAEQVTSRLVPGGHIGLFMGSRTLKDTWPGIAAWIAQQR; encoded by the coding sequence ATGAAATCCACTCACCGACCCGCGACGGCGTCGCTGCCGATCTTCTGGCCGATGGCGGCCGCCGCCACGCTGTTCGAAGCCGGCTCCGAACTCACTGCCCGCAATCTGCGATTCGTCGCGGAGGAGGAGAAGCTGCACTTCGGCCAACGTCCGGCGCTCGCCACGGAGAACCGGCCGCTGCTCGAGCTGCGCACGATGATCTTTCGCGACTACTCGACGGCGCAGCCGCAAGGGCTGCCGACGATCGTCGATGCGCCGTATGCCGGCCACAGCGCGATGATCGCCGATTACCAGCCGGGGCAGAGCCTGATGCAGACGCTGCGCGAGCACGGCGTCACGCGGCTCTACCTGACCGACTGGCGTTCGGCGACCGAGGACATGAAGGATCTCGAGATCGACCAGTACCTTGCCGAACTGAACGTGTGTATCGACGAGCTGGGCGGGCGCGTGAACCTGGTCGGGCTGTGTCAGGGCGGCTGGATGTCTGCGATGTACGCGGCGCGCTTCCCGCACAAGGTCGCGAGCCTCGTGCTCGCGGGCTCGCCGATCGACACGGACGCGGGCGACGGCCCGATCAAACAGATGGCGCATACCTATCCGCTGTCGTTCTACGAGGAGCTCGTTGCGATGGGCGGCGGCCTGATGCGCGGACGTTTCATGCTGCGCGGCTGGAAGAACATGCATCCCGACCAGCATTATCTGGCCGACCACGTCGATCTCTACGAACATCTCGACGACCCGGATTACCTGCGCAAGCGCGAGATATTCGCGAGCTGGTACGAGAGCCCGATCGACCTGCCGGGCCGCTGGTATCTGCAGGCGATCCAGCAGATCTTCAAGGAAAACCGGCTCGCGCGCGGCACCTTCGTTGCGCTGGGCCGCACGCTCGACCTGAAGGACGTGCGCTGTCCCGCATTCCTGCTCGCCGGCGAAACCGACGACATCACGACGCGCGAGCAGGTGTTCGGCGCGCAGCAGTATCTCGGCACGCCGGCGGAGCAGGTGACGAGCCGGCTCGTGCCGGGCGGCCACATCGGGCTGTTCATGGGATCGCGCACGTTGAAGGACACGTGGCCGGGGATCGCTGCGTGGATCGCGCAGCAGCGTTGA
- a CDS encoding GNAT family N-acetyltransferase yields MTDTSSLPAQPTLTGEHIVLRPLAASDRQALLDAAADGELWNLKVTVVPDERTVDAYLDTALQGRAAGTVMPFAIVERASGRVIGSTRFWKIDRNNRKLEIGHTWLSASAQRTRANTEAKWLLLAYAFDTLQFTTDELNEKSRAAILRLGAKQEGIVRHERIMPDGRKRNSVRFSIIDGEWPAIRDRLKAKLAT; encoded by the coding sequence CCGACACTTCTTCGTTGCCCGCACAACCGACGCTCACCGGCGAGCACATCGTGCTGCGGCCGCTCGCGGCATCCGACCGGCAGGCGCTGCTCGACGCGGCGGCGGACGGCGAATTGTGGAACTTGAAGGTCACGGTCGTGCCGGACGAACGCACGGTCGACGCGTATCTCGACACCGCGCTGCAAGGCCGCGCGGCCGGCACGGTGATGCCGTTCGCGATCGTCGAGCGGGCATCGGGCCGCGTGATCGGCAGCACGCGCTTCTGGAAGATCGACCGCAACAATCGCAAGCTCGAAATCGGTCATACGTGGCTGAGCGCATCGGCGCAGCGCACGCGCGCGAATACCGAAGCGAAATGGCTGCTGCTCGCCTACGCATTCGACACGCTGCAGTTCACGACCGACGAATTGAACGAGAAGTCACGCGCCGCGATACTGCGGCTCGGCGCGAAGCAGGAAGGGATCGTGCGTCACGAGCGGATCATGCCCGACGGGCGCAAGCGCAACTCGGTGCGCTTCAGCATCATCGACGGCGAGTGGCCGGCCATCCGCGATCGGTTGAAAGCGAAGCTCGCGACCTGA
- a CDS encoding DUF4142 domain-containing protein, whose translation MNRFPKVTRVALSAAGLLLVAVTATAQTAQPSASAPAATTQARIHEADQTFITDGTKTVSTQHDAARIADSRTSDSQVKAFAQRVSTDDEKIIQAMRAASPRGVDVPANDPDRAVLDGIKNLRGAEFDKAYIEQVALAGQQKTISAFQAEIASGRDAKLKEVARQALPILQAHYADAQKLAQRHHLASAQ comes from the coding sequence ATGAACCGCTTTCCCAAAGTCACGCGCGTTGCACTGTCTGCCGCTGGCCTGCTTCTCGTCGCCGTGACGGCGACCGCGCAAACGGCGCAGCCGTCGGCGTCCGCGCCGGCCGCGACGACGCAAGCGCGCATCCACGAAGCCGACCAGACCTTCATCACCGACGGCACGAAGACCGTGTCGACCCAGCACGACGCCGCGCGCATCGCCGATTCGCGCACGTCGGACAGCCAGGTGAAGGCGTTCGCGCAACGCGTGTCGACCGACGATGAAAAGATCATCCAGGCGATGCGCGCCGCGAGCCCGCGCGGCGTCGACGTGCCGGCCAACGATCCCGACCGCGCCGTGCTCGACGGCATCAAGAATCTGCGCGGCGCCGAGTTTGACAAGGCGTACATCGAGCAGGTCGCGCTCGCCGGCCAGCAGAAGACGATCTCGGCATTCCAGGCCGAAATCGCGTCGGGCCGCGATGCGAAGCTGAAGGAAGTCGCACGTCAGGCGCTGCCGATCCTGCAGGCGCACTACGCGGACGCGCAGAAGCTCGCGCAGCGTCATCACCTCGCGTCGGCGCAGTAA
- a CDS encoding winged helix-turn-helix domain-containing protein, whose product MLTLSPAAARALHLAAQGLLTPPRRKATKADVLDAIRRMAQLQIDTIHVVARSPYLVLFSRVGNFDPRWLDEHLAEARLFEYWSHEACFLPVEQFGLMRYKMLDPRGMGWKYAADWHAQNRAEIDSLLARIRAQGPVKSADFVREDGVTGNGWWDRKPEKKHLEVLFTLGELMVSERRNFQRIYDVRERVLPDWDDACDLPPREAVLPALLDYTCRALGVVRADWVADYYRLPRRSYRAELDALAGAGELIPVEVASWKEPAYVHRSLDALLPAAAADTLRSTVTTLLSPFDPVVWDRRRASTLFGFDYTIECYTPAHKRRYGYFCLPVLHRGRLIGRVDAKAHRALGTFELKAVHVEPGVRFGTGLAADVAKAVQRLAAWHGTPQVTVAHAPPELTKALAGA is encoded by the coding sequence ATGCTCACGCTCTCGCCCGCCGCCGCCCGCGCATTGCATCTCGCCGCGCAGGGCCTGCTGACCCCGCCGCGCCGCAAGGCCACGAAGGCCGACGTCCTCGATGCGATCCGCCGCATGGCGCAATTGCAGATCGACACCATTCACGTCGTCGCGCGCAGCCCGTATCTGGTGCTGTTCAGCCGCGTCGGCAACTTCGACCCGCGTTGGCTCGACGAGCATCTCGCCGAAGCGCGCCTGTTCGAATACTGGTCGCACGAAGCGTGCTTCCTGCCCGTCGAGCAGTTCGGGCTGATGCGCTACAAGATGCTCGACCCGCGCGGAATGGGATGGAAATACGCGGCCGACTGGCACGCGCAGAATCGCGCGGAGATCGACTCGCTGCTGGCGCGGATCCGCGCGCAAGGCCCGGTGAAATCGGCGGATTTCGTCCGTGAGGATGGCGTAACAGGCAACGGCTGGTGGGACCGCAAACCCGAGAAGAAGCACCTGGAAGTGCTGTTCACATTAGGCGAGCTGATGGTATCGGAGCGCCGCAATTTCCAGCGGATCTATGACGTGCGCGAACGCGTGCTGCCCGACTGGGACGATGCGTGCGACCTGCCGCCGCGCGAGGCGGTGCTGCCGGCGCTGCTCGACTACACCTGCCGCGCGCTCGGCGTCGTGCGCGCGGACTGGGTCGCCGATTACTACCGGCTGCCGCGCCGCTCGTATCGTGCCGAACTCGACGCGCTCGCGGGCGCGGGCGAGCTGATTCCGGTCGAAGTGGCCAGCTGGAAGGAGCCGGCCTACGTGCATCGCTCGCTCGACGCATTGCTGCCGGCCGCCGCGGCGGACACGCTGCGCTCGACGGTGACGACGCTGCTGTCGCCGTTCGATCCGGTGGTGTGGGACCGCCGGCGTGCGTCGACGCTGTTCGGATTCGACTACACGATCGAGTGCTATACGCCTGCGCACAAGCGGCGCTACGGCTACTTCTGCCTGCCGGTGCTGCATCGCGGCCGGCTGATCGGACGCGTCGACGCGAAAGCGCATCGCGCGCTCGGCACGTTCGAACTGAAGGCCGTGCACGTCGAGCCCGGCGTGCGATTCGGCACGGGGCTCGCGGCCGATGTCGCGAAGGCCGTGCAACGGCTGGCGGCGTGGCATGGCACGCCGCAGGTGACGGTCGCGCACGCGCCGCCGGAATTGACGAAGGCACTGGCCGGCGCATGA
- a CDS encoding HAD hydrolase-like protein: MPYRLIAFDFDGTLADSLDCFLSALTDASRLHGFRDATPELRPALRGMSAREIIRALEVPVWKVPRVTLDVRRLMRPRLAQVELFPGVAATFDALAARGIRIAIATSNSEDVVRDRLGPHASGRVDTFACGIPLFGKARRLRALVREAGVQPADVLYVGDEIRDAEAARRARIAFQGVAWGYTTPHALQPHCDTPLLPSLDALLDRV; this comes from the coding sequence ATGCCCTATCGACTCATCGCATTCGACTTCGACGGCACGCTCGCCGATTCCCTCGACTGTTTCCTGTCGGCGCTGACCGACGCCTCGCGCCTGCACGGCTTTCGCGACGCGACGCCCGAGCTGCGGCCGGCGCTGCGCGGGATGTCCGCGCGCGAGATCATCCGCGCCCTCGAGGTGCCCGTCTGGAAGGTGCCGCGCGTGACGCTCGACGTGCGCCGGCTGATGCGCCCGCGCCTCGCGCAGGTGGAGCTGTTCCCCGGCGTCGCCGCCACGTTCGACGCGCTCGCCGCGCGCGGCATCCGCATCGCGATCGCGACGTCGAACAGCGAGGACGTCGTGCGCGACCGGCTCGGCCCGCATGCGAGCGGCCGCGTCGATACGTTTGCGTGCGGCATTCCGCTGTTCGGCAAGGCGCGCAGGCTGCGTGCGCTGGTGCGTGAAGCCGGCGTGCAACCGGCCGACGTGCTGTACGTCGGCGACGAGATCCGCGACGCCGAGGCCGCGCGCCGCGCGCGCATCGCGTTTCAAGGCGTCGCGTGGGGCTATACGACGCCGCACGCATTGCAGCCGCATTGCGACACACCGTTGCTGCCGAGCCTCGACGCATTGCTCGATCGCGTATAG
- the atpC gene encoding ATP synthase F1 subunit epsilon — protein sequence MDTSMKLDILSVENVLYSGDAHFVVVPGESGELGIYPRHAPLLTRIRPGVVTLVDAPSGERRRILVAGGVLEVSREGVTLIADHALRTPELDALRAREARHAADEWRRVHAQENRRAFDFASARAELMDEIRRFFAMAMRDHASHGARRRG from the coding sequence ATGGACACGTCGATGAAGCTCGACATCCTGAGCGTCGAGAACGTGCTGTATTCGGGCGACGCGCATTTCGTCGTCGTCCCCGGCGAAAGTGGCGAGCTCGGGATCTATCCGCGCCACGCGCCGCTGCTCACGCGCATCCGGCCCGGCGTCGTCACGCTCGTCGATGCGCCGAGCGGCGAGCGGCGCCGCATTCTGGTGGCCGGCGGCGTGCTCGAAGTGAGCCGCGAAGGCGTCACGCTGATCGCCGATCATGCGCTGCGCACGCCCGAGCTCGATGCGCTGCGCGCGCGCGAAGCGCGCCACGCGGCCGACGAGTGGCGGCGCGTGCACGCGCAGGAAAACCGGCGCGCATTCGACTTCGCGTCGGCACGCGCGGAGCTGATGGACGAGATCCGGCGGTTCTTCGCGATGGCGATGCGCGACCACGCATCGCACGGCGCCCGCCGCCGCGGCTGA